Below is a window of Enterococcus gilvus ATCC BAA-350 DNA.
TCTGCTTTTGGAACAACTGGTTTGTCCTTAGGCATCACCGACGACCTCTCAAGCACCGGAAAAATCATGATCGCTATTTTGATGTTCATCGGTCGTGTAGGTATGCTTTATACCTTGATGCTTTTTGTACCAAAAGAAACGCAAGACTTAGGCTATGAATTTCCAGAAGAAAAGATTATTATTGGCTAGGAACAAAAATCGTTCCTGCCTTTTTTTATGAGTAGCCGTCCTGCCTGCTTGATTCCTTTTTATAAAAGACAAGCGGTCGTCAGTTGCTTATAATGAATAGTTGATAGGTAAAAATTAAGAAAAAGGAAAGCTGTTTAAACTTTTTTTTCAAATATGATAAGATGAATTAAATTTGTTACAGACATGGAGGATGTGTAATGGGGTTACGAAGTCATCTGGCGATTTCAGCCGGCAAGACCGCCCAATGGGTATTAAAAACGTTCTTTAAAGGTGGATCAAGTTATCCTGGTCAATTGGCTTTAAAGATGGATCCAAAAATTTTAGATACATTGGTGAAGGATTACAAGGTGGTCGTAGTCACTGGAACGAATGGGAAAACGTTGACGACGGCATTGACCGTTAACATTCTGAAGCAAGAGTTTGATTATGTGCTGACGAATCCAACGGGGGCCAACATGGTTCAAGGAATTGTATCGACCTTTTTAAATGCCAAAGGAAAAAAAGGCGACAAGAAAATCGCCGTTCTAGAAATTGATGAAGCCAGCTTGAGCAAGGTTACGGAATACATCAAACCTGAACTATTCTTATTTACAAATATCTTCCGCGATCAAATGGACCGCTACGGCGAAATTTATACTACCTATAAACTTATTGTAGACGGTGCTGCAAAATCACCGAGTGCACCTATTTTATGCAATGGGGATTCGCCTATCTTCAATTCATTGGAAACGGTGAATCCAAGAAAATATTACGGCTTCGATCACTTACCCGATGAAGATCAGGAAGCTCACTACAATACGGACGGACTCCTTTGTCCAAAATGTCAGCACATCTTGAAATATAAAATGATCACTTATGCCAACCTTGGAAAATACTACTGTCCAAACTGCGGCTTCCACCGTCCAGCATTGGATTACAAATTAACTAAGATGAAGGCAATGGACAACCAATCGTCAGAGTTTGTGATCGACGGTCAGGAGTACAAGATTGAAGTTGGTGGCATGTACAATGTGTACAATGCTCTCGCAGCGACCGCTGTAGCAGAATATTATGGCGTCTCCAAAGAGAAAATCAAACGCGGCTTAGGCTATGATGAAAAGGTCTTCGGACGGCAAGAAGAATTTGAGATCGAGGGAAAAAAATGCACCTTGGTCTTAGTGAAGAATCCGGTCGGCTTGAACCAAGTCATCGACATGATCGGACTAGCACCCTACCCCTTCTCCCTAGTTTCATTATTGAATGCAAACTATGCAGATGGTATCGACATTAGTTGGATCTGGGACGGCAACCACGAGGCTTTTGCTGAAATGGACATTCCGGCAGTCATCGCTGGCGGCGACCGTCACGAAGATATGGCGCTGCGCTTACGTGTTGCAGGGATTTCTGATGAGAAGCTAACCGAGACAGATAGCTTGACGGATGTCAT
It encodes the following:
- a CDS encoding Mur ligase family protein codes for the protein MGLRSHLAISAGKTAQWVLKTFFKGGSSYPGQLALKMDPKILDTLVKDYKVVVVTGTNGKTLTTALTVNILKQEFDYVLTNPTGANMVQGIVSTFLNAKGKKGDKKIAVLEIDEASLSKVTEYIKPELFLFTNIFRDQMDRYGEIYTTYKLIVDGAAKSPSAPILCNGDSPIFNSLETVNPRKYYGFDHLPDEDQEAHYNTDGLLCPKCQHILKYKMITYANLGKYYCPNCGFHRPALDYKLTKMKAMDNQSSEFVIDGQEYKIEVGGMYNVYNALAATAVAEYYGVSKEKIKRGLGYDEKVFGRQEEFEIEGKKCTLVLVKNPVGLNQVIDMIGLAPYPFSLVSLLNANYADGIDISWIWDGNHEAFAEMDIPAVIAGGDRHEDMALRLRVAGISDEKLTETDSLTDVIEKIKLLPTEHVYILATYTAVLQLRKELAQRGYIDGGMDRG